The stretch of DNA GGCTTGCTTGAAAGAAGAATGAGGGTATGAACTTGCCTTTGAAGCTTGAACCaaagagaagaacttgccttggaGTTGCTTGCCAATGAGAAgtaaaatgagaagaagaaaccaGCTGCAAAAACCCCCATTCCTTTGAGCTTCTAGACCACtaagaagagaagatgaaggaattaaagaaaaagaaaacagagaagaagGAACAAGAGAGCAGAGAGAGttggaaggaaaaagaagaagatgagaagaaggaagaaggagacaAGAAATGAGACGGGCATGGCTTACACCTCTGCCCCCAACTACTCCcatcactttcttttctttgcttcCACATTTTCCCTcacttgcacacacacacacacaaactaaAATATCTTACCTCTTTCGGTAATTTCtcccttttcattttcttttatcaacTCACATTATAATACACATGGGCCCAAGTCCAAATCCATTAACCCAACCCACATTGGGCCCACAGGGTTGAACTCTTCAACTCATCAACATACACAACTCTGGATATTCACATATGCTAATTCActtacaatttattttcttttcccaaaataacaataaatataatgtttCCAATAATTCTCCCCGTAATACAcccttaaaatattttccacaaTTAATCCCAATAATACCAAAATTTAATTCACCAAATATAatactaatttaaataaatactctAGACTCATTAACAGGTCGTTACACTGTCAATGGCAGGAGTAGGCATTACTGTCTTTAGGACAGCACTTCCAGTGTGTCTCGGTCGTCGGTTACTCTCTGCCACTCGCCATGTTTCCATTCTGGTGCTATTTTCATCAAACCCGTGTTCTCCGGTTGTTGCCAGCCTCACTGAAATTTGGATTTGCTACTTCACTTTGCTCGCCTCTCACTGTTATTTTGGAGTATATTGCTGTGAATATTTTCTTTGTGGCGAGCTAACTGTAATTGTTGCTTGTTGTCTATACATTATAGTCGTTGGTAGCTTTGGGGTTTTGATATAATTAGTAACTAGTGTAATACGTGCTTACAAATTTGTGGTACTGCATCAACATTTtttgcaaagaagaagaaacaaataaattgCTTAATCTAAACAATTATTCATAGAACACAAGTCCATATATTCTACCATGCATGAAATTAATTGTGTGGATATCATCAAGTAACTTTTTTATGAGTACGCTTCCGACAATAAGGACTTGGGTGGTAGAAAAGTatagttttattatgattaatttatttagacaCAAATGGTACTGTAATTTGCtccaattttaattaaaaaaaaattacaagtgtTTATAGTTGGGAGATGACGTACTCTTATAAACCAAGTATCTAAGCTCACCCATGCCTTAGAAGATGGGGGAATTTGAATACGAGGACCCAGATGAAGATGAGTTCAAATGTCTATAGTGACAACCATTGACCATTTATTCAATAACAAGTGCTTACCTTTTAAGAGTTGTGTTGATTCTGTGATATTAATTTGACATTTCTTATGGGCAAAGAGAGGGCTTGGGAGGCATAGGTATGAGTTCAACACTCCCTTCGAGCATCTCCACAACCTTACTCATCGACGGACGATTAGTGGGCTTCATTTGAATGCACCACAAAGCCACCAACATCATCTTGTTCACTAGCACCTTTTCCTCTTCACTGGCATCCCCTATTTCTATCCATTTCCCTTTGTTGAACTAGACATAAACCCATGAAGGGAAGTAAATTTGGCTTGTGTGATTTGCATAGTCATTTAGGTTCCTTCTCCTACCTTCCATTTCCATCAACAATATCCCAAAACTATAAACATCGGCTTTGTGTGAAACTCTTCCAATATTATTGTACAACAACTCTGGAGCCATGTAGCCAAATGTCCCTCTAGCGGCAGTCAAAGACACAATGCTATCATCAGTTGGGTACAGTTTTGCCAAcccaaaatctgaaattttaGGAACGAAATTCCCGTCAAGAAGAATGTTGTGAGGTTTGATATCAAAATACAAGATCTTCATCTCACAGCCATCATGCAAGTACTCAATCCCACGAGCCACGCCAAGTGAAATGTCAAACATTTGCTTGTAAGTCAAGGGGGAAGCTCCTTGTTCAGAAAATATATACTTTTCAAGTGAACCATTAGGCATGAAATCATATATAAGAATGTGTTTAGATCTTCCAGCATGAAATCCAACAAGGCGAACCACGTTGAGATGATGAATCCTACCAATGGTGGCAACTTCATTGATGAATTCTCGAGCAATAAATTTGGATATCTTTAAGACTTTTACGGCTACAATTCTACCACTGTCAAGCTTTCCTTTATACACAAGGCCAAAGTCTCCTTCTCCCAGATTGTGGTTGAAGCCGCTAGTCATCTTACTAATCTTAGAGTAAGAGTAGCTAATAGGCATGAGATTGTCTTGACTTAGAAGAAAACTTTCAATGTCTTCGTTCATCCATTCAAACCTTCTCTTGAATTTGTACACCAAAAATGCCAAATAGAATGGTAGCCCAATTAAAGTTCTTGCAATAAGGAGATATCCTGATGACAAATTTCAACATTAAAAACCAAACCAACATGAAAAATCTCATGTTATTTAGTTGTATTTACAAGaaataatgaatattttaaagttcctttgaacttttaataaatttgatggGTTCAAAAGGATGAGCCTATATTAATCTGGGATTAAATTTGAACAAGAGACAaatgtaataatttatatataaaggtaAAATAGCCAATTTACTTAATATGTTAACATCGAAGAACGTCTATGTTAATtccaaaaatacaagaatatatAATACACTTAGTCAAAACTCAAGGATGATATGGGAATTTTGCTCATTATAATATGATATAGATATAAACTATACATAAAATGACAATTCCCATAAAGAAATGCAACGTGCTTGCAGAGGAATGCTATCCATTCAACCCCTACCTAATAcgtttaaatttatatttttaatatttttgtaatttacttccattattttttttttctgttcggagttctatttaatttaagcGATTGACACACATATCCTAGTTTGTATGCTTTGAGTTTCCTTTGCCGCAAATATTCCAAGGAGCTGGGTTTATAGAGCTCTATTTCCAGCTTCGTTCTTTATTCTTAATGTTGCTAGGTGATGGTTGGTAGGGagatatataagaaatgcaACTGGTTTCCTTTTACTCTTGgtgtttgggtttttttttgtctttgtttAAGGCTTAAGGTGTTGGTACTTTGTTTCTTGTCTTTGTTTAAGGTTTAAGGTGTTTTGGTGTTGGTATTTTGTTTCACTTTGCTGTCCTTtgacttttgattattttcatcatatttagctttaattaattttagaatggTAGACTCTAAATCTAATGTATCTTAAAATAAAACTGTTACATTTCTATCAAATCAATATAAATGCATATCCTAATCAATAATAGATATGACATTATCCTTTTAAGTCGCcattaattttacaaatattaatgaaaaattataaggatACATACCTGCATATACAGATCGAATAGTGGTTGGCAAACATtttgtataattaaaatttttatcatccAAGTACAGTATCAATGCAATAGAAAACTGTTTCTTAAATATTAGATTGATTGCTAATAATTATAGAATATAGAGACAAGAGATAGATATGTTCTTCGTACCTATTGATATTAGGAGTAAGATGCATCCAAAAACACCTGTaacataataaatcaattattaaaCATACAACCAAAGTCGTTAATTATTCAATCTCA from Diospyros lotus cultivar Yz01 chromosome 6, ASM1463336v1, whole genome shotgun sequence encodes:
- the LOC127804298 gene encoding LOW QUALITY PROTEIN: rust resistance kinase Lr10-like (The sequence of the model RefSeq protein was modified relative to this genomic sequence to represent the inferred CDS: substituted 1 base at 1 genomic stop codon) yields the protein MTSGFNHNLGEGDFGLVYKGKLDSGRIVAVKVLKISKFIAREFINEVATIGRIHHLNVVRLVGFHAGRSKHILIYDFMPNGSLEKYIFSEQGASPLTYKQMFDISLGVARGIEYLHDGCEMKILYFDIKPHNILLDGNFVPKISDFGLAKLYPTDDSIVSLTAARGTFGYMAPELLYNNIGRVSHKADVYSFGILLMEMEGRRRNLNDYANHTSQIYFPSWVYVXFNKGKWIEIGDASEEEKVLVNKMMLVALWCIQMKPTNRPSMSKVVEMLEGSVELIPMPPKPSLCP